Part of the Carassius auratus strain Wakin linkage group LG28B, ASM336829v1, whole genome shotgun sequence genome, taataataataataataataataataataatacaactactACTACCAACAACAAtggtagcctaataataataacaacttttaTATCCTTGTTTATCAACTGAAGTGTCCCAAACCGTGGACATGGTCGTGTTCCACAGTCCAGTGATGTCCGCATTTTTCCAGTAATCGTATTTGAGGCTTTTCACAACTTCGCTTTCCATCTGTTTTATCAGGTTTTCAGCCTGAAATATACAAATGAGGAGGTTTGCAGTATTTCCTTGAGTTCTTTACACACAAAGGAGTACAGTATGCTTACATATGGTGTCCAGACTTACCTGAGGCTTAAAGGCCAGCAGCACGATCGCTCCAGCGACTTCAACAATGAACACAATCAGAATAATGATGAAGAACTGAGgagaggcattgacagacagaTTCAACGAGTGCATCAATGAACAAACAGAAGTCCACCACTGTATATGGCCAGTacatacaatttaatatataaattatgtaatttgtgtgtgtgtatataacgcCATTCTTCACCATTTCAAATTGAACCATTCTTGATTTTCCTCAAATAACTTTTCAGGGAACACTAGTTTTTAAAGGAACCTTTTTCGGAATGTaaagaaaatttaaaatttttgaaaattcaaaaatttgaatattctaAATAACCTTTTATGGAGTGGAAAGGTTCTATGGAGTCATAGAGCCAAATATGCCCActgagatgttttatttattagagTGTACACATTGTGGGAAACTCATGGTGTGTGGTTTGACAGTGCTTTGACCTACCAGCAGCAGCATACACCTGCTTTCTTTGATCGCTCCACAGCAGCCCAGGAAGCCCAGGACGAGCAGCACAGCACCCACTGCGATGAGGAGGTATCCCACGTTCAACACCTTCCCCAGCTCACCTGGGGCTCCTTGTATTTTCTGCAGAAAGCTCAGGACCGACCCACTGTCCACCTTCACCCAGATCCCCACTCCCAGAATAGCTGCTCCTGCCACCTGCACCATAAAAACACAAATAGATTCGATTTAAGCATATGTACTGATCCTCATATGAACACCCTAAATGTAGCTGAACCAATACAATGTCACTGTTGAGAAAGCAGAGCTGTAGCAGAGGAGTGTTTCTATGTTTGCAGCAATATGATTTGCATTCATCCCAGCTAATGGAAATGAGatgatttgcttgtttgttttgatCTCTTACGTGGATCTAAAGAAAAAGCGACCTTTTCATCGCACTTCAGTATATGAGTCAATATCTGCTAAGGCGTAATAATGGAACAGCTGTTGTAAAAAGGGGATTTTTCAGTATAACAACAGGATCTGCATTTTCATGGATTTGAATAAAAGACTTGTTATAAGAGacgaaaaatgtattaaaaaatccACTcttttcctggaaaaaaaaaatgaatttgatttTCAAAAGTTGAATTTGCGACAGCTTCATTCAGTAAAATAAGCACGTCTTGTAATAACCAAAAATCAAGT contains:
- the LOC113067716 gene encoding tetraspanin-1-like — protein: MGCFGFLKSVMFLFNGIIFVAGAAILGVGIWVKVDSGSVLSFLQKIQGAPGELGKVLNVGYLLIAVGAVLLVLGFLGCCGAIKESRCMLLLFFIIILIVFIVEVAGAIVLLAFKPQAENLIKQMESEVVKSLKYDYWKNADITGLWNTTMSTLKCCGFNNYTDFTNSEFKNKTKSYPAQCCNKALCDDKTALGLNIQGCFPALKKLVDDNSVIIIAVALGIAALELVAMIVSMILYNRIGSKQA